A stretch of the Deltaproteobacteria bacterium genome encodes the following:
- a CDS encoding patatin-like phospholipase family protein has protein sequence MLHHILFVASPEQIRLTKLALSRMNATPISTPSATSEAFHLESQHLDQISLNVHLIANLDAITPHLRRNPVDLLIYDERGGGIEAREALHKIQSDMIAFGELWGPDFIFPMSRVVAIISDEQNDAQRAFELGRVQVRDVFVNPQKTANVLRWLKRILTQTMVRSKRVGMALSGGGLEGFLYQVGVLHALERATYGRPVRSVDAYTGISSGSLCAALLAGNVPTGEVIRAMHGQSDTLPPLHGSLLFDVAASDIVKRLMRTALSPVGLDPLKWVRRLMRAIPTGFFRGDGLKDYLRESMKTYGNDDSFEQLRAELYIGATDQDTFEHVTFGKGAWKNVKISDALRGSCALPPFFTPHQINGRWFIDGQVTKTCNLELLVERQCRLIVIVDPMKPLATIVPGSVDKRGGFFAVLQTIKALVHTRFHQTLTHLTERYPDVDFLVFQPDEECAHLMAGMPMRYRIRTEIVTAAYRQTLRQLRERHGVYAAKLSRFGFNLKTPNELLDLEHREGDVMGTGVE, from the coding sequence TTGCTGCACCACATTCTGTTTGTTGCATCACCCGAGCAGATCAGGCTGACTAAGCTGGCTTTGTCGCGTATGAATGCCACGCCGATCAGCACCCCCTCGGCAACCTCAGAGGCATTTCACCTCGAAAGTCAGCATCTCGATCAAATCTCACTCAATGTTCACTTGATAGCCAATCTTGATGCCATCACGCCGCACCTACGGCGTAATCCTGTCGATCTTTTGATCTACGACGAGCGCGGCGGGGGTATCGAGGCCCGCGAGGCCTTGCATAAGATTCAAAGCGATATGATTGCCTTTGGCGAGCTTTGGGGACCAGATTTTATCTTCCCGATGAGTCGCGTCGTAGCCATCATCAGCGACGAACAAAACGACGCGCAAAGGGCTTTCGAGCTCGGCCGCGTGCAAGTCCGCGACGTGTTCGTCAATCCACAAAAAACGGCAAACGTCCTCAGGTGGCTTAAGCGCATCTTGACGCAGACCATGGTCCGCAGCAAACGCGTCGGCATGGCTCTGAGCGGTGGCGGACTAGAGGGATTTCTCTACCAAGTCGGCGTGCTACATGCTCTCGAACGCGCGACGTACGGGCGCCCAGTGCGCAGTGTTGATGCCTACACAGGCATTAGCAGTGGCTCCCTGTGTGCAGCTCTTTTAGCCGGCAACGTGCCGACGGGCGAAGTAATCCGCGCCATGCACGGCCAGTCCGATACGCTGCCACCGCTGCACGGGAGTCTGCTTTTTGACGTTGCCGCATCCGACATCGTCAAAAGGCTCATGCGGACGGCGCTAAGTCCAGTCGGTTTAGACCCACTCAAGTGGGTACGCCGCTTGATGCGTGCTATTCCAACGGGATTCTTCCGCGGCGATGGGCTCAAAGACTATCTGCGCGAGAGTATGAAGACTTATGGCAATGATGACTCTTTTGAACAACTACGCGCTGAGCTTTACATTGGGGCGACAGATCAAGATACCTTTGAACACGTAACTTTTGGCAAAGGGGCATGGAAAAACGTCAAAATCTCGGACGCCCTGCGAGGATCGTGTGCGCTGCCACCGTTCTTTACACCGCACCAAATAAACGGACGCTGGTTTATAGACGGACAAGTCACCAAGACCTGTAATCTCGAGCTTCTCGTCGAGCGTCAGTGCCGCCTCATCGTCATTGTCGACCCCATGAAACCGCTTGCCACCATTGTTCCCGGATCAGTGGACAAGCGAGGTGGTTTTTTTGCTGTGTTGCAGACCATCAAAGCACTGGTTCACACGCGCTTCCATCAGACCCTCACCCACTTGACGGAGCGCTATCCGGATGTGGATTTTCTGGTTTTCCAGCCGGACGAAGAATGCGCCCATCTCATGGCCGGCATGCCTATGCGTTACCGGATTAGGACGGAAATAGTCACCGCCGCTTACCGCCAAACGCTGCGCCAGCTACGTGAGCGGCATGGCGTTTACGCGGCCAAGCTGAGCCGCTTTGGCTTCAATTTGAAGACCCCCAACGAGCTCCTCGACCTCGAGCACCGTGAGGGAGACGTTATGGGTACAGGAGTCGAGTAA
- a CDS encoding DUF255 domain-containing protein, which translates to MKLNTYIGCKRLFLLSLLLSTGSAGSLSRAATPDFAAANDGKAQDIRPQDVITWQAFQAVTAPDGTIDASLRMTTSQGWKVYVKNLKFAGPAGYELTNLAAPPTKTILDPIEHVETAVYEGGEFTLSFRGAPAWTGQTFPVSLTYVGCTHVICLFPYTQTVELPYTPPPPTPPPAPATQLITDTATSATDTLAPAPPDQDLQSSLAASINSGKTSSWALFLVVFVGGLLSNLTPCVAPMVPITIRLLARQGHHHYRNASYYAAGIILSYSSLGMVAALSGGLFGSLLASKGFNIAFALVMMVLAVTMLGFGDLSVIQQIGNRLGTGKPSARNTVLMGIGAGLVAAPCTGPILAALLAYTAKNASSVGFSTALLGTYSLGFALPYVALGAAANKVSKWRVPPLTQLGVKLLFAGVMFGLSFYYLRVPFYDLMKSLHDSWPTITGASLGLGLLLSVAILSISRLHQAKALMIAPTLSLGLGLFAASQWATSKSQVEEPSQALTWYHDEASAFAAAQQSGKPIFIDMWAEWCEACKQMDVTTLAAPRVVAALKSHWILLKLDFTETTAEVDALQHKYSLQSLPTFVLLPSTGEIPRQTAITGYVSDATLLGELDKFLQSHNVAP; encoded by the coding sequence ATGAAACTGAATACTTATATTGGTTGTAAGCGTCTCTTTTTGCTCAGCCTGCTCCTATCCACGGGAAGCGCGGGCAGTCTGAGTCGGGCGGCGACCCCGGACTTCGCTGCCGCTAACGACGGCAAGGCCCAGGACATTCGCCCGCAGGATGTCATCACCTGGCAGGCGTTTCAGGCAGTTACCGCGCCAGACGGAACCATCGATGCCTCCCTGCGCATGACCACCAGCCAAGGATGGAAGGTCTACGTCAAGAATCTTAAATTTGCCGGCCCCGCTGGTTACGAGCTCACTAACCTGGCGGCACCGCCGACAAAAACCATCCTCGACCCCATTGAACACGTCGAGACCGCAGTCTACGAGGGTGGCGAATTCACCCTGAGCTTCAGGGGCGCTCCCGCTTGGACGGGTCAGACGTTCCCGGTGTCCCTGACCTACGTCGGCTGCACTCATGTCATCTGCCTCTTTCCTTACACGCAGACCGTTGAGCTTCCCTACACGCCGCCGCCCCCTACTCCGCCGCCAGCTCCGGCGACGCAACTCATCACTGATACCGCAACCAGTGCGACCGACACCTTGGCGCCGGCACCACCCGATCAGGATCTGCAGTCGAGCCTGGCTGCGTCGATAAATAGCGGCAAGACATCGAGTTGGGCTCTGTTTCTCGTGGTGTTTGTCGGTGGACTACTTTCAAACCTGACACCATGCGTCGCCCCCATGGTCCCGATCACCATCAGGCTGCTAGCACGCCAAGGACACCATCACTATCGCAATGCCTCGTACTATGCTGCTGGCATCATCCTCAGTTACTCCTCGCTCGGGATGGTGGCTGCGCTCAGTGGAGGCTTATTTGGCAGCCTTCTGGCCAGCAAAGGTTTCAATATCGCCTTTGCCTTGGTGATGATGGTGCTTGCCGTCACCATGCTGGGATTTGGCGATTTGTCGGTGATCCAGCAAATCGGTAACCGCCTTGGTACCGGTAAGCCGTCGGCGCGGAATACTGTACTCATGGGTATCGGCGCCGGACTTGTGGCTGCGCCATGTACCGGTCCGATCCTAGCGGCGCTACTTGCTTACACCGCTAAAAATGCTAGTAGCGTCGGCTTTTCGACGGCGTTACTCGGCACGTACAGCCTCGGTTTTGCGCTGCCCTACGTCGCCCTTGGCGCTGCCGCCAACAAGGTCAGCAAATGGCGCGTACCACCGCTCACCCAACTGGGCGTGAAACTCCTCTTTGCCGGAGTGATGTTTGGACTGAGCTTCTATTATTTGCGAGTACCGTTTTACGACCTGATGAAGTCACTGCACGACTCCTGGCCCACGATCACCGGTGCCAGTCTGGGACTTGGCCTCCTTTTATCCGTTGCGATCTTGAGCATATCGCGGCTTCATCAAGCCAAAGCGCTCATGATCGCACCGACGTTATCTCTGGGCCTCGGACTCTTTGCGGCGAGTCAGTGGGCCACGTCTAAGTCGCAGGTGGAGGAGCCATCGCAAGCACTCACGTGGTACCACGATGAGGCGTCTGCTTTTGCTGCCGCGCAGCAAAGTGGTAAACCAATTTTCATTGATATGTGGGCCGAGTGGTGCGAGGCATGCAAACAGATGGACGTGACGACTCTTGCCGCACCTCGCGTCGTCGCGGCATTAAAATCCCATTGGATATTACTCAAACTCGATTTCACCGAAACCACGGCGGAAGTTGATGCGCTGCAGCACAAGTATAGTCTGCAAAGTTTGCCTACCTTCGTGCTGCTACCATCGACTGGTGAGATCCCGCGTCAAACGGCGATCACCGGCTACGTCAGCGATGCTACGCTTTTGGGCGAACTAGACAAATTTCTCCAATCTCATAACGTAGCGCCCTAA
- a CDS encoding 50S ribosomal protein L24 yields MQTRKFKQHDPKTEFKSKLRKGDEVVVLAGKSKGEVAKIETLDKKRGRVFLSGKNLNKRHQKPSMNNQDGGIVDVPMPIHISKVALLDAKTKKPTRLGYKVEGGLKVRVAKKSGAVVE; encoded by the coding sequence ATGCAAACACGTAAATTCAAACAACATGATCCTAAAACAGAATTTAAGAGCAAGCTGCGCAAAGGCGACGAGGTCGTCGTGTTGGCTGGTAAATCCAAGGGTGAAGTCGCTAAGATCGAGACCTTGGACAAGAAGCGCGGTCGCGTGTTTCTGTCTGGCAAAAATCTGAACAAGCGCCATCAAAAGCCGAGCATGAATAACCAAGACGGCGGTATTGTTGACGTGCCGATGCCGATTCACATCAGCAAGGTTGCCCTGCTTGACGCTAAGACCAAGAAGCCTACCCGCCTTGGCTACAAGGTTGAAGGTGGACTGAAAGTGCGCGTCGCTAAGAAATCGGGCGCAGTAGTCGAGTAA
- a CDS encoding copper chaperone PCu(A)C — translation MRAYAKLRGPLLPCLLLPLLAAAPAHSPVTVAKAWVRLPAPGGHMAALYLEAANESDTPETVDAVTVSGVASAHVHETFTDPKGMTRMRAAHDVAIPAHQTLSLSPGGFHVMLHGLSTLKPGQTVQGSLRLKSGLTVPFTATTRSAAD, via the coding sequence ATGCGCGCCTATGCCAAGTTACGCGGCCCATTACTGCCCTGTTTGCTACTGCCACTCCTAGCTGCCGCCCCGGCACACTCACCGGTGACGGTCGCCAAGGCCTGGGTGCGCCTGCCTGCACCTGGCGGCCACATGGCGGCACTCTATCTGGAGGCGGCCAATGAATCCGACACCCCTGAAACTGTCGATGCCGTCACTGTGAGCGGTGTCGCCAGCGCCCACGTGCACGAGACATTCACCGACCCTAAAGGCATGACACGGATGCGCGCCGCTCATGACGTCGCCATTCCGGCGCATCAGACCCTGAGCCTTAGCCCCGGCGGTTTTCATGTCATGCTGCACGGCCTAAGCACCTTGAAGCCGGGCCAAACGGTGCAGGGTTCCCTGCGACTGAAGTCGGGCCTGACTGTGCCGTTCACCGCCACGACGCGCAGCGCGGCCGACTAA
- a CDS encoding SCO family protein produces the protein MRMRQVRQVFVTVGVLVAITVGFRMMQKLDTADDVGAISATARVRGITLVKDDGVEFRLDANGDRWMILFFGYASCPDVCPMSLAYLNRELTKAGPAADTFQPVFVSVDPGRDSPEVLKRYVAAFSSRIVGATGSPEMLEKLAKQLGVYYEVERSDDGSRAKDTASDKSDAARTNDTNETNDSSYTIVHSGAFFIVDPRGKLIKTLSPPQAPGALSAIITQIHDQNKV, from the coding sequence ATGCGGATGCGCCAGGTGCGCCAGGTTTTTGTCACAGTTGGGGTGTTAGTTGCCATCACAGTCGGTTTCCGCATGATGCAGAAACTCGACACGGCGGATGACGTCGGTGCCATCTCCGCGACCGCGAGGGTCCGCGGCATCACGCTCGTTAAAGACGACGGCGTCGAGTTTCGCCTGGACGCCAACGGTGACCGCTGGATGATCTTGTTCTTCGGCTACGCTTCGTGCCCAGACGTGTGCCCCATGTCACTTGCCTACCTCAACCGGGAACTCACCAAAGCAGGCCCAGCCGCCGACACCTTTCAGCCGGTATTCGTCTCGGTGGATCCAGGACGTGACAGCCCCGAGGTACTGAAGAGGTACGTCGCAGCCTTCAGCAGTCGTATCGTTGGCGCCACGGGCAGCCCCGAAATGCTCGAAAAGCTGGCTAAACAGCTTGGTGTCTACTACGAAGTCGAGCGCTCTGACGACGGCAGCCGTGCCAAAGACACGGCAAGCGACAAGTCAGATGCCGCCCGTACCAACGACACCAACGAAACCAACGACTCCAGCTACACTATCGTCCACAGCGGTGCCTTTTTTATCGTCGACCCCCGTGGCAAATTGATCAAGACATTGTCGCCACCACAGGCGCCTGGTGCCCTGAGTGCCATCATCACGCAAATACATGACCAGAATAAAGTATGA
- a CDS encoding c-type cytochrome yields the protein MTLVIGELMIKIATQVVLLSALALSMVPRAVAQPAAPRPWDDRPAELYRLCTSCHGPDGKGMPNVGAPAIAGLPEWYLEAQLTKFHTSVRGGHVKDINGMRMRPIGLTLSEENRKSIAKYVSAMARPETPDTVKGNLAKGENTYQVCQACHGPKAEGMQALNAPPLVGANDWYLLTQLKNFKGKVRGYDPAIDPNGYAMAGIAATLDEAAMLNVVAYINSFKPAPAAK from the coding sequence TTGACCTTGGTCATTGGTGAATTGATGATCAAAATTGCTACTCAAGTTGTGTTGTTGTCCGCTCTTGCCCTCTCGATGGTGCCTCGTGCCGTCGCGCAGCCCGCTGCGCCCAGGCCGTGGGATGATCGCCCCGCAGAGCTTTACCGGCTGTGTACCTCTTGTCACGGACCAGATGGCAAGGGTATGCCCAATGTCGGTGCCCCGGCCATCGCTGGCCTGCCCGAGTGGTACCTGGAGGCCCAGCTCACCAAGTTTCATACGAGCGTGCGCGGCGGTCACGTCAAGGACATCAACGGCATGCGGATGCGGCCGATTGGCTTGACCTTGAGTGAAGAGAACCGTAAATCCATCGCCAAGTATGTCTCGGCCATGGCGCGTCCCGAGACGCCAGACACGGTCAAGGGTAACCTAGCCAAGGGCGAGAATACCTACCAAGTCTGTCAGGCTTGTCACGGGCCCAAGGCTGAGGGTATGCAGGCGCTTAACGCACCGCCACTCGTGGGTGCCAACGACTGGTACTTGCTGACCCAGCTCAAGAACTTCAAGGGTAAGGTGCGCGGGTACGATCCGGCGATCGACCCCAATGGGTACGCGATGGCTGGGATTGCCGCCACTTTGGATGAAGCTGCGATGCTGAACGTGGTGGCTTATATTAACTCGTTTAAACCGGCACCTGCCGCTAAGTAA
- the coxB gene encoding cytochrome c oxidase subunit II, with translation MMESLIHAASSYAGEIDNVILVIAVLSTFWLVLAEGALFYFVFKYRRSKNPKAEYITGETKQQMKWIHWPHNLVLVCDIVILVFAVRSWYHVKQEMPPIDEEVKVVGHQWAWEFVHAGLDGQLGTDDDVATVDELHLVVDRTYKFKLEAADVLHSFSIPAFRFKQDAVPGRQIVGWFKPTKTGQYDVPCSQMCGIGHGIMGGQVYVHTADEYRQWLEKKSAKSAVISVKGVDQIAMNQGGI, from the coding sequence ATGATGGAATCACTTATCCACGCAGCGTCGTCCTATGCCGGCGAGATTGACAATGTGATCTTAGTGATCGCGGTGCTCAGTACTTTCTGGCTTGTTTTGGCTGAAGGCGCATTGTTTTACTTCGTCTTCAAGTACCGCCGCTCCAAGAATCCCAAGGCTGAGTACATCACTGGCGAGACCAAGCAGCAGATGAAATGGATTCACTGGCCACACAATTTGGTTCTCGTGTGTGACATCGTGATTCTCGTGTTCGCAGTGAGGTCTTGGTACCACGTCAAGCAAGAGATGCCACCGATTGACGAAGAGGTGAAGGTTGTCGGTCACCAGTGGGCATGGGAGTTCGTGCACGCGGGCCTCGACGGGCAATTGGGCACTGATGACGATGTTGCCACTGTCGACGAGCTTCACTTAGTCGTAGACCGTACCTATAAGTTTAAACTCGAAGCGGCGGACGTGCTCCACAGCTTCTCCATTCCGGCCTTCCGCTTCAAGCAAGATGCGGTACCGGGGCGGCAGATCGTGGGCTGGTTCAAGCCGACCAAGACGGGTCAGTACGACGTCCCGTGTTCGCAGATGTGCGGTATTGGGCACGGCATTATGGGCGGACAGGTCTATGTCCACACGGCCGACGAGTATCGCCAGTGGTTAGAGAAAAAGTCTGCTAAATCGGCAGTTATTTCGGTAAAAGGTGTGGACCAGATTGCAATGAATCAGGGTGGGATCTAA
- a CDS encoding cytochrome c oxidase subunit I — MSTHAHRAAASDHEAHGHHDHHEMSFWEKYVFPLDHKMIGMQYFFTGVAMGVIGALMSYAFRMQMAFPGKAVPLFGLITPEFYNSMVTNHGSIMIFWFAMPVLIAAFGNFLIPLMCGCDDMVFPKINRLSYQIFLLSAIILLVSIFMPGGGFGSAWTSYPPLSSSATYNQTPYGAPMWLLAVALEFVAFLLGGINFITTLMNSRAPGMKMYDIPVVLWMIVIASILFMASVGPLIAGAVMLFFDQTMGTGFFDPARGGDPVLWQHLFWFFGHPEVYVVLLPAMGIVAEVLATFARKKLFGYKTILWTAIATGVLSFVVWAHHQFVAGIDPRMANIFTVTTLLISVPVTEMLFVYIATLYGGSIQLTTPMLFAIAFVAEFLIGGVTGIYLGASGADIYFHDTYFVLAHFHYTFIPIAVIAVFAGVYYWFPKMFGRMMNDFWGKVHFWGTAVPFNGIFLPLFYTGAAGDHRRSFDLLNFPEMNQPALIFARQFATVSLLVMLGFQVIFFINFFYSMFRGRKAGANPWNANTLEWVAPSPPPHGNFAELPNCYRGPYEYSVPGRSSDFWPQNEPAN, encoded by the coding sequence ATGTCAACGCACGCACACAGGGCTGCAGCAAGCGATCATGAAGCTCACGGGCATCATGATCACCACGAAATGAGCTTTTGGGAAAAGTACGTGTTCCCCCTCGATCACAAGATGATCGGGATGCAATATTTCTTTACCGGCGTCGCCATGGGTGTCATTGGTGCACTTATGTCCTATGCCTTCCGCATGCAGATGGCATTTCCGGGTAAGGCTGTGCCACTGTTCGGACTCATTACCCCTGAGTTTTATAACTCCATGGTGACCAACCATGGCTCGATCATGATTTTCTGGTTCGCCATGCCGGTGCTGATTGCTGCCTTCGGCAACTTTCTGATTCCACTCATGTGTGGCTGCGACGACATGGTGTTCCCTAAGATCAACCGCCTGTCGTACCAGATTTTCCTACTCAGCGCGATTATCCTCCTCGTGTCGATATTCATGCCGGGTGGCGGGTTCGGCAGTGCTTGGACCTCCTACCCACCGTTATCGTCTAGCGCGACATACAACCAGACGCCTTACGGCGCACCGATGTGGTTGTTGGCTGTAGCATTGGAATTCGTCGCCTTCCTACTGGGCGGTATCAACTTCATCACCACACTGATGAATTCCCGCGCTCCGGGCATGAAAATGTACGACATCCCAGTGGTCCTTTGGATGATCGTCATCGCCAGCATTCTTTTTATGGCTTCGGTCGGTCCGCTGATCGCTGGTGCTGTCATGCTCTTCTTCGACCAGACTATGGGTACGGGATTTTTTGACCCAGCCCGCGGCGGTGACCCGGTACTGTGGCAGCATTTGTTCTGGTTCTTCGGTCACCCGGAAGTATACGTAGTGCTGTTGCCAGCTATGGGTATCGTGGCTGAAGTACTGGCTACTTTTGCGCGCAAGAAACTGTTTGGGTACAAGACCATCCTCTGGACGGCCATTGCGACGGGCGTCTTGAGCTTCGTTGTCTGGGCTCACCACCAGTTCGTAGCTGGTATCGATCCACGGATGGCTAACATATTCACCGTGACGACCCTTCTCATCTCTGTACCTGTAACGGAGATGCTCTTTGTCTATATCGCGACGCTTTACGGTGGGTCCATCCAGCTAACGACGCCGATGCTCTTTGCCATTGCATTCGTAGCTGAGTTCTTGATCGGTGGTGTCACGGGGATCTATCTCGGGGCCAGCGGCGCGGACATTTACTTCCACGACACTTACTTCGTACTGGCGCACTTCCATTACACGTTCATTCCGATCGCCGTGATCGCCGTGTTCGCCGGTGTGTACTACTGGTTCCCGAAGATGTTCGGCCGCATGATGAACGATTTCTGGGGCAAAGTGCACTTCTGGGGTACGGCCGTTCCATTTAACGGTATCTTCCTGCCGCTCTTCTACACGGGAGCTGCGGGTGACCACCGGCGGAGCTTTGACCTCCTGAACTTCCCAGAGATGAACCAACCGGCTCTGATCTTTGCGCGGCAATTCGCAACGGTATCATTACTCGTGATGCTCGGCTTCCAGGTCATCTTCTTCATTAACTTCTTTTACAGCATGTTCCGCGGACGCAAGGCAGGGGCCAATCCGTGGAATGCGAATACACTCGAGTGGGTGGCGCCTTCGCCGCCGCCTCACGGCAACTTTGCCGAGCTGCCAAACTGCTACCGTGGTCCTTATGAATATAGCGTACCAGGCAGGTCTTCTGACTTCTGGCCGCAGAACGAACCCGCTAACTGA
- a CDS encoding cytochrome oxidase subunit III, protein MWWVLGSEIVIFGGLLACYLMMRLMYDSWSDAASHTNTVAGAINTFILLTSSLFAVLAHNAAERGKGPLAALYLLLTIGGGLNFLVVKAIEWTNEIKHGYTITTNTFWSFYYTACGLHAMHVIAGMTAMGIVAVGALRGKHLPRVEYVGLYWHFVDIVWIFLFPLIYIAK, encoded by the coding sequence ATGTGGTGGGTGCTAGGGTCAGAGATCGTCATCTTCGGCGGTCTTTTAGCTTGCTACCTCATGATGCGGCTTATGTATGACTCCTGGTCTGACGCAGCCTCGCATACCAACACGGTAGCTGGTGCGATCAATACGTTCATTCTACTAACGTCGAGCTTGTTCGCTGTGCTCGCTCATAACGCTGCCGAGAGAGGCAAGGGCCCACTAGCGGCACTGTACCTGCTACTTACCATCGGTGGTGGTCTCAACTTCCTGGTCGTTAAGGCCATCGAATGGACCAACGAGATCAAGCATGGGTACACCATCACCACTAACACCTTCTGGTCGTTCTACTATACCGCCTGCGGCCTGCATGCCATGCACGTGATTGCAGGGATGACGGCCATGGGTATCGTTGCTGTCGGAGCACTCCGCGGCAAGCATCTCCCGCGCGTCGAGTACGTGGGCCTTTACTGGCACTTTGTCGACATCGTGTGGATCTTCCTGTTCCCTCTGATCTACATCGCGAAGTAA
- a CDS encoding heme-copper oxidase subunit III → MATMTSVARGLLERRPPVVPNAVIGTLVLVLTEVMYFCALISSFNVIKAQLFGNWTPPGDVRLPLAATAFNTALLMASGLTMWLANRAFKNPAKRTTAQLLFGLTITLGACFVGFQGYEWVKLVQYGMTMQSGIFAATFFLIIGSHGAHVAAAVLVMAYLYVRMVRGKLSQGGMQAMQLFWLFVVGVWPVLYRLVYFG, encoded by the coding sequence ATGGCTACGATGACGAGTGTTGCGAGAGGGTTGCTTGAGCGGCGGCCACCAGTGGTTCCTAATGCAGTGATTGGTACCTTGGTTCTGGTCCTGACGGAAGTTATGTACTTCTGTGCATTGATTAGCTCCTTCAACGTCATTAAAGCGCAGCTGTTTGGTAACTGGACACCCCCGGGTGATGTCCGGTTGCCGCTAGCGGCAACGGCCTTCAATACGGCTTTACTTATGGCGAGCGGCCTGACGATGTGGCTGGCCAATCGCGCGTTTAAAAATCCTGCCAAGCGAACCACGGCTCAGCTTCTCTTCGGTCTGACGATCACACTCGGTGCTTGTTTTGTCGGTTTCCAAGGGTACGAGTGGGTTAAGCTCGTTCAGTACGGTATGACCATGCAGTCGGGCATCTTTGCTGCGACCTTCTTTTTAATCATCGGCTCGCATGGTGCCCACGTCGCAGCAGCGGTGTTGGTGATGGCGTACCTCTACGTCCGCATGGTTCGTGGTAAGCTCAGTCAGGGCGGCATGCAGGCGATGCAACTGTTCTGGCTATTTGTCGTCGGCGTGTGGCCGGTCCTTTATCGTCTTGTCTATTTTGGTTAG